The Rhodopseudomonas palustris genome window below encodes:
- the rpiA gene encoding ribose-5-phosphate isomerase RpiA, producing the protein MNKEDLKRQAAARALDEVRGGMKIGLGTGSTAKHFVELLGEKVRAGLDVIGVPTSEVTRADAERCGIRLTTLDEIDRLDLTVDGADEIDTRLELIKGGGGALLREKIVAAASDRMIVIADESKWVDCLGKFPLPVEVIPFGLAATRRAIEQACAKVGASGRLQLREGKDGHAFVTDGGHWIVDAHLGRIPDAPRLAHLLSEIPGVVEHGLFIGIAGTVVLAGTDGIRTVERA; encoded by the coding sequence ATGAACAAGGAAGATTTGAAGCGGCAGGCCGCGGCGCGTGCGCTGGACGAGGTCCGCGGCGGGATGAAGATCGGTCTCGGCACCGGCTCCACCGCGAAGCATTTCGTCGAGCTGCTGGGCGAAAAGGTCCGCGCCGGTCTCGATGTCATCGGCGTGCCGACGTCCGAGGTGACCCGGGCCGATGCCGAGCGTTGCGGTATTCGATTGACTACGCTCGATGAGATCGACCGGCTCGACCTGACGGTCGACGGCGCCGACGAGATCGACACCCGGCTCGAGCTGATCAAGGGCGGCGGCGGTGCGCTGCTGCGCGAGAAGATCGTCGCGGCCGCATCGGATCGCATGATCGTGATTGCCGACGAATCCAAATGGGTCGACTGCCTCGGCAAGTTTCCGCTGCCGGTGGAGGTGATTCCATTCGGGCTGGCCGCGACCCGGCGCGCGATCGAACAGGCGTGCGCCAAGGTCGGCGCATCCGGCCGATTGCAGCTTCGCGAAGGCAAGGACGGCCATGCTTTCGTCACCGATGGTGGCCACTGGATCGTCGATGCCCATCTCGGGCGGATCCCGGATGCTCCTCGCCTGGCCCATTTGTTGTCCGAGATTCCGGGCGTAGTCGAGCACGGGTTGTTTATCGGAATCGCCGGCACCGTGGTGCTCGCGGGGACCGACGGAATTCGAACTGTCGAACGGGCGTAG
- a CDS encoding DUF2059 domain-containing protein, with translation MKYLSKALPAVVLALGLALSAGHAQAQTKPPTPAAVAAAKEILELKRANTIYASAVPNIVQRTMDTLMQTNLNYQQDLKEVAVVVAKNMAGREKEIGDGMAKIYAQDFTEQELKDLVVFYKTPLGQKLLNEEPKAIQQSMAYMQQWAQTFSEEVNGQFRAEMRKRGKAI, from the coding sequence ATGAAGTATCTGTCGAAAGCACTGCCGGCCGTCGTGCTGGCGCTCGGCCTGGCCTTGTCGGCCGGCCATGCGCAGGCCCAGACCAAGCCGCCGACCCCGGCGGCGGTCGCGGCCGCCAAGGAGATCCTGGAGCTGAAGCGCGCCAATACGATCTATGCCAGCGCGGTGCCGAACATCGTCCAGCGCACCATGGACACGCTGATGCAGACCAACCTGAACTATCAGCAGGACCTCAAGGAAGTCGCCGTCGTGGTCGCCAAGAATATGGCCGGCCGCGAGAAGGAAATCGGCGACGGCATGGCGAAGATCTACGCCCAGGATTTCACCGAGCAGGAGCTGAAGGACCTGGTGGTGTTCTACAAGACGCCGCTCGGGCAGAAGCTGCTGAACGAAGAGCCGAAGGCGATCCAGCAGAGCATGGCGTACATGCAGCAATGGGCGCAGACCTTCTCCGAGGAAGTCAACGGCCAGTTCCGTGCCGAGATGCGCAAGCGCGGCAAGGCGATCTGA
- the gor gene encoding glutathione-disulfide reductase, with amino-acid sequence MTDFDTDLFVIGGGSGGVRAARIAAGHGARVTVAEEYRFGGTCVIRGCVPKKLMVYASHIHQDIRDAAGFGWTIPQAHFDWPTLIANKDKEIARLEAIYATNVEKSGARTVKARAVFEDPHTLRLSTGEMVRARYILIATGGAPNHGTMIPGIEHVISSNEVFHLPELPKRILIQGGGYIALEFACIFAGLGCDVTLVYRGDNILRGFDEDVRSHVRTEMERAGISILTGCTVARVEKLGDEYTSHLSSGSSIASDQVMFAIGRHPNVANLGLETAGVAINPDNGGIAVNEYCQTSVPHIYAIGDVTHRINLTPVAIREGHAFADTVFGNRPSQVDYTNIPTAVFSQPEVGTVGLTESQARALYDRVDIYKTDFRPMKATMSGSQIRTLMKLIVDGDSDRVLGCHIVGPEAAELVQLIAIAVKVKATKADFDSTMALHPTAAEELVTMRTPTARYVREAAE; translated from the coding sequence ATGACCGACTTCGACACGGATCTGTTCGTCATTGGTGGCGGCTCCGGCGGCGTGCGCGCCGCCCGGATCGCCGCCGGCCACGGCGCCCGCGTCACCGTCGCCGAGGAATATCGCTTCGGTGGCACCTGCGTGATCCGCGGCTGCGTGCCGAAGAAGCTGATGGTCTACGCCTCCCACATCCATCAGGACATCCGCGACGCCGCGGGTTTCGGCTGGACGATCCCGCAGGCGCATTTCGACTGGCCGACGCTGATCGCCAACAAGGACAAGGAGATCGCGCGGCTCGAGGCGATCTACGCGACCAATGTCGAGAAGTCCGGCGCCCGCACCGTCAAGGCGCGCGCGGTGTTCGAGGACCCGCACACGCTGCGGCTGTCGACCGGCGAGATGGTGCGCGCCAGATACATCCTGATCGCGACCGGCGGCGCGCCCAACCACGGCACGATGATTCCCGGCATCGAGCACGTCATCTCGTCGAACGAAGTGTTTCATCTGCCTGAACTGCCGAAGCGGATTCTGATCCAGGGCGGCGGCTACATCGCGCTGGAATTCGCCTGCATCTTCGCCGGGCTCGGCTGCGACGTCACACTGGTGTATCGCGGCGACAACATCCTGCGCGGCTTCGACGAGGATGTCCGCAGCCACGTCCGCACCGAGATGGAGCGGGCCGGCATCAGCATTCTCACCGGCTGCACCGTCGCCCGGGTCGAGAAGCTCGGCGACGAATACACCTCGCATCTGTCGAGCGGCTCCAGCATCGCCTCGGACCAGGTGATGTTCGCGATCGGCCGGCATCCCAACGTCGCCAATCTAGGGCTGGAGACGGCCGGCGTCGCCATCAATCCGGACAATGGCGGCATCGCCGTCAACGAGTACTGCCAGACCTCGGTGCCGCACATCTACGCGATCGGCGACGTCACCCATCGCATCAATCTGACGCCGGTGGCGATCCGCGAGGGCCACGCCTTCGCCGACACCGTGTTCGGCAATCGGCCTTCGCAGGTCGACTACACCAACATCCCGACCGCGGTGTTCTCGCAGCCGGAGGTCGGCACGGTCGGCCTGACCGAGTCCCAGGCGCGCGCGCTGTACGACCGTGTCGATATCTACAAGACCGATTTCCGCCCGATGAAGGCGACGATGTCGGGCAGCCAGATCCGCACGCTGATGAAGTTGATCGTCGACGGCGACAGCGACCGCGTGCTCGGCTGCCACATCGTCGGCCCGGAGGCCGCCGAACTGGTCCAACTGATCGCGATCGCGGTGAAGGTGAAGGCGACCAAGGCGGACTTCGATTCCACCATGGCGCTGCACCCGACCGCGGCCGAAGAACTGGTGACGATGCGGACGCCGACCGCCCGTTACGTCCGCGAAGCGGCCGAATAA
- a CDS encoding class II 3-deoxy-7-phosphoheptulonate synthase yields the protein MSERWTPDSWRSKPVQQMPDYPDAKALGDVEAQLSSFPPLVFAGEARNLKKALASVAAGESFLLQGGDCAESFAEHGANNIRDLFRVFLQMAIVLTYAGASPVVKVGRIAGQFAKPRSAPMEKRDGVELPSYRGDIVNDIGFTELARVPDPRRQLEAYRQSAATLNLLRAFAKGGYASVENVHRWMLQSVSDSPQSKAYADLADRVSGALDFMRACGLTFAVDSSLGTTDFYTSHEALLLGYEQAMTRVDSTTGDWYATSGHMLWIGDRTRQLDHAHVEYFRGIKNPIGLKCGPSLKTDELLKLIDVLNPENEAGRLTLIGRFGHEKIGDHLPAMIRAVQREGRNVVWSCDPMHGNTITSNSGYKTRPFDRILSEVRSFFTIHTAEGTHAGGVHLEMTGQNVTECIGGARAITDEDLNNRYHTACDPRLNAEQSIDMAFLIADLLKQGRAGKVSPLPVAAGL from the coding sequence ATGTCCGAACGTTGGACACCCGATAGCTGGCGCAGCAAGCCGGTTCAGCAGATGCCGGACTACCCGGACGCGAAGGCGTTGGGCGACGTCGAGGCGCAGCTGTCGAGCTTTCCGCCGCTGGTTTTTGCAGGTGAGGCGCGCAACCTGAAGAAGGCGCTGGCGAGCGTCGCCGCCGGCGAATCTTTCCTGCTTCAGGGCGGCGATTGCGCCGAGAGCTTCGCCGAGCACGGCGCCAACAACATCCGCGATCTGTTCCGCGTCTTCCTGCAGATGGCGATCGTGCTGACCTATGCGGGCGCCTCACCGGTGGTGAAGGTCGGCCGCATCGCCGGGCAGTTCGCCAAGCCGCGCTCGGCTCCAATGGAGAAGCGCGACGGCGTCGAGCTGCCGAGCTATCGCGGCGATATCGTCAACGACATCGGCTTCACCGAGCTCGCGCGCGTACCCGATCCGCGCCGACAACTCGAAGCGTATCGGCAGTCCGCCGCGACGCTGAACCTGCTGCGCGCCTTCGCCAAGGGCGGCTATGCCAGCGTCGAGAACGTGCACCGCTGGATGCTGCAGTCGGTCAGCGACAGTCCGCAATCGAAGGCCTATGCCGATCTCGCCGATCGGGTTTCCGGCGCGCTGGATTTCATGCGCGCCTGCGGCCTGACCTTCGCGGTCGATTCTTCGCTCGGCACCACTGATTTCTACACCAGCCATGAAGCGCTGCTGCTCGGCTACGAGCAGGCGATGACCCGCGTCGACTCCACGACGGGCGACTGGTACGCGACGAGCGGCCACATGCTGTGGATCGGCGACCGCACCCGCCAGCTCGATCACGCCCACGTCGAGTACTTCCGCGGCATCAAGAATCCGATAGGCCTGAAATGCGGCCCGTCGCTGAAGACCGACGAATTGCTCAAGCTGATCGACGTGCTCAATCCGGAGAACGAAGCCGGGCGGCTGACGCTGATCGGCCGGTTCGGCCATGAGAAGATCGGCGATCATCTGCCGGCGATGATCCGCGCGGTGCAGCGCGAGGGCCGCAACGTGGTGTGGTCGTGCGATCCGATGCACGGCAACACCATCACGTCAAACTCCGGCTACAAGACCCGTCCGTTCGACCGCATCCTCTCCGAAGTGCGCTCGTTCTTCACGATCCACACCGCGGAAGGCACCCATGCCGGCGGCGTGCATCTGGAGATGACCGGGCAGAACGTCACCGAATGCATCGGCGGCGCCCGCGCCATCACCGACGAGGACCTCAACAACCGCTATCACACCGCCTGCGATCCGCGGCTCAACGCCGAGCAGTCGATCGACATGGCGTTCCTGATCGCGGATCTGCTGAAGCAGGGCCGCGCCGGCAAGGTCAGCCCGCTGCCGGTGGCGGCGGGGCTCTAA
- a CDS encoding diacylglycerol kinase codes for MLRFWRATINSWRGLKFAIRSEQAIREELVALVLAVPAAWLIGTTASRRVELIAVVALVIVVELLNTAIEKLADRLTTEHDPQIGRVKDMGSAAVGVALAIAGMVWLFALGERMGLV; via the coding sequence TTGCTGAGGTTCTGGCGGGCGACGATCAATTCGTGGCGCGGGCTCAAATTCGCGATCCGCTCCGAGCAGGCGATCCGCGAGGAACTGGTCGCGCTCGTCCTCGCCGTTCCGGCCGCGTGGCTGATCGGCACAACGGCCTCCCGCCGCGTCGAACTCATCGCCGTGGTCGCCCTGGTGATCGTGGTCGAACTGCTCAACACCGCGATCGAGAAGCTCGCCGACCGGCTCACCACCGAGCACGACCCGCAGATCGGGCGGGTCAAGGACATGGGCTCGGCCGCGGTCGGGGTCGCCCTCGCGATTGCCGGGATGGTCTGGCTGTTCGCGCTCGGCGAGCGCATGGGGCTGGTCTAG
- a CDS encoding NAD+ synthase, translated as MTDTAARFTISLAQLNPTVGDIAGNAAMARTARAQAAAENADVIVFPELFISGYPPEDLVLKPAFQAACRAAVEELARETADGGPAMLIGSPWVDGGKLYNACALLDGGRIAAIRYKVNLPNYGVFDEKRVFARGPVAGPVTIRGVRVGVPICEDTWLEESEDYENVVECLAETGAEILIVPNGSPYARGKGDLRLSVQVARVTESDLPLVYLNQVGGQDELVFDGASFALNADRSLAAQLPAFAECITTLHWHKGASGWRCDGPVAAVPDGDEGDYAACVLGLRDYVRKNGFPGVLLGISGGIDSALCAAIAVDALGADKVRGVMLPFRYTAQISLDDAAGLANALGFGYEVLPIAAAVNGFEEILAKPFEGLERDITEENLQARTRGTLLMAISNKTGAMVVTTGNKSEMSVGYATLYGDMNGGFNPIKDIYKTQVFRLSSLRNRWKPDGALGPDGEVIPESIIVRPPTAELRDNQTDQDSLPPYEVLDAILERLVEREQPLASIVADGFDKDTVVRIDRLLNIAEYKRRQAAPGVKVTRKNFGRDRRYPITNRFRDKAEALAEPDEALVVRAGRASSEAFEG; from the coding sequence ATGACCGACACAGCCGCCCGTTTCACGATCTCGCTCGCCCAGCTCAATCCGACGGTCGGCGACATCGCCGGCAACGCCGCGATGGCGCGCACGGCGCGCGCGCAGGCCGCGGCCGAGAACGCCGACGTCATCGTCTTTCCTGAGCTGTTCATCTCCGGTTATCCGCCGGAAGATCTGGTGCTGAAGCCGGCGTTCCAGGCGGCCTGTCGTGCGGCGGTCGAGGAGCTGGCGCGCGAGACCGCCGATGGCGGGCCGGCAATGCTGATCGGCTCGCCCTGGGTCGACGGCGGCAAGCTCTACAACGCCTGCGCGCTGCTCGACGGCGGCCGCATCGCGGCGATCCGCTACAAGGTCAATCTGCCGAACTACGGCGTGTTCGACGAGAAGCGCGTGTTCGCACGCGGCCCGGTGGCTGGTCCGGTGACGATCCGCGGCGTCCGCGTCGGCGTGCCGATCTGCGAGGACACCTGGCTCGAGGAATCCGAGGACTACGAGAACGTCGTCGAATGTCTCGCCGAGACCGGCGCCGAGATCCTGATCGTGCCGAACGGCTCGCCCTACGCGCGCGGCAAGGGCGATCTGCGGCTGTCGGTGCAGGTCGCGCGCGTCACCGAAAGCGATCTGCCGCTGGTCTATCTCAACCAGGTCGGCGGCCAGGACGAACTGGTGTTCGACGGCGCATCCTTTGCGCTCAATGCCGACCGCTCGCTCGCGGCGCAATTGCCGGCGTTCGCCGAGTGCATCACGACGCTGCACTGGCACAAGGGCGCCTCCGGCTGGCGCTGCGACGGCCCGGTGGCCGCGGTGCCCGACGGCGACGAGGGCGACTACGCCGCTTGCGTGCTCGGCCTGCGCGACTACGTCCGCAAGAACGGCTTCCCCGGCGTGCTGCTCGGCATTTCCGGCGGCATCGATTCCGCGCTGTGCGCCGCGATCGCGGTCGATGCGCTCGGCGCCGACAAGGTCCGCGGCGTGATGCTGCCGTTCCGCTACACCGCGCAGATCTCGCTGGATGATGCCGCCGGGCTCGCGAATGCACTCGGCTTCGGCTACGAAGTGCTGCCGATTGCGGCCGCGGTCAACGGCTTCGAGGAGATTCTGGCGAAGCCGTTCGAAGGCCTCGAACGCGACATCACCGAGGAGAATCTGCAGGCGCGCACCCGCGGCACGCTGTTGATGGCGATCTCCAACAAGACCGGCGCGATGGTCGTCACCACTGGTAACAAGTCGGAAATGAGCGTCGGCTACGCCACGCTGTATGGCGACATGAACGGCGGCTTCAATCCGATCAAGGACATCTACAAGACGCAAGTATTCAGGCTGTCGTCATTGCGCAATCGCTGGAAGCCCGACGGCGCGCTCGGCCCCGACGGCGAGGTGATCCCCGAGAGCATTATCGTGCGCCCGCCGACCGCGGAGTTGCGCGACAACCAGACCGACCAGGATTCGCTGCCGCCCTACGAGGTGCTCGACGCCATCCTCGAGCGGCTGGTCGAACGCGAGCAGCCGCTGGCATCGATCGTCGCCGACGGCTTCGACAAGGACACCGTGGTGCGGATCGATCGGCTGTTGAACATCGCCGAATACAAGCGCCGCCAGGCCGCACCGGGCGTCAAAGTCACCCGCAAAAACTTCGGCCGCGACCGCCGCTACCCGATCACCAACCGCTTTCGCGACAAGGCCGAGGCGCTGGCCGAGCCGGACGAGGCGCTGGTGGTGCGGGCAGGGCGAGCGTCGAGCGAGGCGTTCGAGGGGTAG
- a CDS encoding HNH endonuclease yields MYIESMRCIFCLKERQPSVEHVFSLAIGGTITTDRVCGECNSALGSRVDSALNNFLPIRIRRAELALTGNSRDPPSIFEMFLGDQQLVGPAANRIQTSFNKATGTLDHRQLYHAADLVTSDGKKVRQITLDQRDKGQIPKIIQRERKRQGLPPLSSEELAIEAGKATLSTIERPLIQVNVNVRFAFLRQAMMKIAYELAFVWLGESYLDDPMSLELRHAILMDDITSSDMLPGYVGWAEPCPAFNFWIPHRAHHLAFSSVVDGSVIVAARVFDIFAVAMPVSRNASRYVDSHADAMNLPFLAIDTANKRTVKTTLGEEQHRIAREMTKNRRPPPFPDPL; encoded by the coding sequence ATGTATATTGAATCAATGCGCTGCATCTTTTGCCTTAAAGAACGCCAGCCAAGTGTGGAGCACGTCTTTTCGCTTGCGATCGGCGGTACGATCACTACCGACCGAGTATGTGGCGAATGCAATTCCGCGCTGGGAAGCCGCGTCGATTCCGCGCTCAACAACTTTCTGCCCATCCGAATACGCCGCGCAGAACTAGCACTGACCGGGAATAGTCGTGATCCGCCTTCGATATTCGAGATGTTTCTCGGCGACCAGCAACTTGTCGGACCGGCAGCGAATCGTATCCAAACGTCCTTTAACAAGGCAACCGGAACGCTCGACCATCGCCAACTCTATCATGCCGCCGATCTGGTGACGTCAGACGGCAAGAAAGTTCGTCAAATTACGCTGGACCAGCGCGACAAGGGGCAAATTCCGAAGATCATTCAGCGTGAGCGCAAGCGGCAAGGCTTGCCGCCGCTATCGTCGGAAGAGCTCGCGATCGAAGCTGGAAAAGCCACGCTCAGCACAATAGAACGACCATTAATCCAAGTGAACGTTAATGTGAGATTCGCCTTTTTGCGGCAGGCGATGATGAAGATCGCATACGAACTAGCGTTCGTATGGCTCGGGGAAAGTTATCTGGACGACCCGATGTCACTCGAGTTGCGGCATGCGATATTGATGGATGACATAACCTCAAGCGACATGCTGCCCGGATATGTGGGCTGGGCGGAGCCGTGTCCGGCTTTCAATTTTTGGATTCCGCATAGAGCCCACCATCTCGCCTTTTCATCAGTCGTCGATGGGTCCGTGATCGTTGCAGCTAGAGTTTTCGATATTTTCGCAGTAGCCATGCCCGTAAGTCGCAATGCAAGCCGCTATGTCGACAGCCATGCAGACGCGATGAATCTACCGTTTCTAGCGATTGATACAGCGAACAAAAGAACAGTTAAAACTACGCTCGGCGAAGAGCAACATAGGATTGCGCGCGAGATGACTAAAAATCGAAGGCCCCCACCCTTTCCCGACCCCCTTTAA
- a CDS encoding antitoxin — MTSRTAKIVTTGRGQFVRLPAEFRFEGSEVYVHRDPRTGDVILSRKPHSWDGLIALYDQDQVPDDFMSPADRRGPSQDRDLV; from the coding sequence ATGACATCTCGGACCGCCAAGATTGTCACCACCGGCCGCGGCCAGTTCGTCAGGCTCCCGGCCGAGTTCCGCTTCGAGGGCAGCGAAGTCTACGTGCACCGCGATCCCAGAACCGGCGACGTCATCCTGTCCCGCAAGCCGCATTCCTGGGACGGCCTGATCGCACTCTACGATCAGGATCAGGTGCCCGACGATTTCATGAGCCCGGCCGACCGGAGAGGGCCATCGCAGGATCGCGATCTGGTCTAG
- a CDS encoding helix-turn-helix transcriptional regulator, which yields MPIHDPAVMVPDLSRPAAPAAFAEAAMLSLRPLFGATRAVLSDRQRGRPGEMHFVNWPSWCQAHYCAEVRARDPIRSWLDREASENGVTRLSDLLPAARRAALPRETLLADSGAGFVLIMALREQNRIVGALSLVRDAGLGDFDERDRGLALALLPLLEMAYHGVIARAAATVPLFAGNDLFHALTPRERQVAALAAAGHPNKSIARMLDASPWTIKNHMRAVLDKTGTRNRTELSALIGTQRHGGDAS from the coding sequence ATGCCGATCCACGATCCTGCCGTCATGGTCCCCGATCTGTCGCGCCCTGCCGCGCCGGCGGCGTTCGCCGAGGCGGCGATGCTGTCGCTGCGGCCCTTGTTCGGCGCGACCCGCGCGGTGCTGTCCGATCGGCAGCGCGGGCGGCCCGGCGAGATGCACTTCGTCAACTGGCCGTCCTGGTGCCAGGCGCATTATTGCGCCGAGGTGAGGGCGCGCGATCCGATCCGGAGTTGGCTCGATCGGGAGGCGTCGGAGAACGGCGTGACGCGGCTGTCGGACCTGCTGCCGGCTGCCCGCCGCGCGGCGCTGCCGCGCGAGACGCTGCTGGCCGACAGCGGCGCCGGCTTCGTGCTGATCATGGCGTTGCGTGAGCAGAACCGCATCGTCGGCGCTTTGAGTCTGGTCCGCGACGCCGGGCTCGGCGATTTCGACGAGCGTGACCGCGGGCTGGCGCTGGCGCTGCTGCCGCTGCTGGAGATGGCGTATCACGGCGTCATCGCGCGCGCCGCGGCGACGGTGCCGCTGTTTGCCGGCAACGACCTGTTCCACGCATTGACGCCGCGCGAACGGCAGGTTGCGGCGCTGGCGGCGGCCGGCCATCCGAACAAATCGATCGCGCGCATGCTCGATGCCAGTCCGTGGACGATCAAGAACCACATGCGCGCGGTGCTCGATAAGACCGGCACGCGCAATCGCACCGAACTGAGCGCGCTGATCGGTACGCAGCGCCATGGGGGCGACGCCAGCTAA
- a CDS encoding FAD-dependent oxidoreductase, translating to MRIIVVGGGIAGLGAAHRLREDGHEVVLLEQDTEPGGRCRSVEWHGVWAVTGAFAFLGAETNLIDLARKLGIDQPDGMVDLTAAHQWNVLVERKRTVAFGAFDLISAAKHPAIPLLEKAKLLATLPKLAQVAVAGDPRDITSAAALDDVNACEYFRRYSPTFVDYFLEPCVAMFCGYGEDDYSLAWTAWSTAGRLSWSGDRIWSFKERGAGRITWELGRSLAADPKVELRLGCRASAVRYDAYGVQVDIQQDGHAETLSGDAVVMAVPGNKVAALMPMLDDARRGFFDKIDYSGHHIVYYLLDRPKGDLLDTYVLPAADGFRRTGNLRFTDMGNGTTFAHSQWKDFGCRQHADASTADLLTIAWGDVVDALPQLAETRVIDSFISRQPDAICKRPKGYIGGLQRFHDLGPLPRVAFCGDYLTNSTVGQSHWSGLQAAEDLIGRGA from the coding sequence ATGCGAATCATTGTGGTCGGCGGCGGCATCGCCGGACTGGGCGCGGCCCATCGGTTGCGCGAGGACGGCCACGAGGTCGTGCTACTCGAACAGGACACCGAACCCGGCGGGCGCTGCCGCTCCGTCGAGTGGCACGGCGTCTGGGCGGTCACCGGGGCGTTCGCCTTTCTCGGCGCCGAGACCAATCTGATCGATCTCGCCCGCAAGCTCGGCATCGATCAGCCGGACGGCATGGTCGACCTCACCGCCGCCCATCAATGGAACGTGCTGGTCGAGCGCAAGCGGACCGTGGCGTTCGGCGCCTTCGACCTGATCAGCGCCGCCAAGCATCCGGCGATTCCACTGCTCGAAAAGGCCAAGCTGCTGGCGACGCTGCCGAAGCTCGCCCAGGTCGCCGTGGCCGGCGATCCGCGCGACATCACCAGCGCCGCGGCGCTCGACGACGTCAACGCCTGCGAATATTTCCGCCGCTACTCGCCGACCTTCGTCGATTACTTCCTCGAACCCTGCGTCGCGATGTTCTGCGGCTACGGTGAGGACGACTACTCGCTGGCCTGGACGGCGTGGAGCACGGCCGGCCGGCTGTCGTGGTCGGGCGACCGGATCTGGAGCTTCAAGGAGCGCGGCGCAGGCCGGATCACCTGGGAGCTCGGTCGCAGCCTCGCCGCCGATCCCAAGGTCGAGCTCCGGCTCGGCTGCCGGGCCAGTGCGGTGCGCTACGATGCCTACGGGGTGCAGGTCGACATCCAGCAGGACGGGCACGCCGAGACACTCAGCGGCGATGCCGTCGTCATGGCGGTGCCCGGCAACAAGGTGGCTGCGCTGATGCCGATGCTGGACGACGCCCGCCGCGGATTCTTCGACAAGATCGATTATTCCGGTCACCACATCGTCTACTATCTGCTCGACCGTCCCAAGGGCGATCTGCTCGACACCTACGTGCTGCCCGCGGCCGACGGATTTCGCCGCACCGGCAATCTGCGCTTCACCGACATGGGCAACGGCACCACCTTCGCGCATTCGCAATGGAAGGATTTTGGCTGCCGGCAGCACGCCGACGCCAGCACCGCGGATCTGCTGACCATCGCCTGGGGCGACGTCGTCGACGCCCTGCCGCAACTGGCCGAGACGCGCGTGATCGACAGCTTCATCTCGCGTCAACCGGACGCGATCTGCAAGCGGCCGAAGGGCTATATCGGCGGCCTGCAGCGGTTTCACGACCTCGGGCCGCTGCCGCGCGTCGCGTTCTGCGGCGACTATCTCACCAACAGCACGGTCGGCCAGTCGCACTGGTCGGGGCTGCAGGCCGCCGAGGACCTCATCGGGCGCGGCGCTTAG
- a CDS encoding DUF2865 domain-containing protein translates to MPELFETAKSPRRWLLAGAALFAAVLLDIATPGSGAHAQQGYPPPGGAPQGAVNPVCPRLEAQLASIDRGGGDPARAEQIRRYEDAVNRQQGELDRVTMQAKRMGCDSSGFFSLFNGQSAQCGPVNNQIQQMRGNLDQMTSGLERLRTGGPGGGDRDNQRRSVLMALAQNNCGPQYAAAAQQGSGNFLDNLFRGNSPNVPGAPLPDFNTDSGTFRTVCVRTCDGYYFPISFATVPGRFADDEKTCKSLCPASDAALYAYRNPGQDMNSAVSINGQPYTSLPAAFRYRQEFNPACSCKAANQSWADALKGVDDTSAREHGDIIVTEESAKRMALPPAQRAAARKGNAAAPPATPANGDAKPPATTSSSDPGTIRSVGPTFIPAR, encoded by the coding sequence ATGCCGGAATTGTTCGAGACCGCGAAGTCCCCCCGCCGCTGGTTGCTGGCCGGCGCCGCGCTGTTCGCCGCCGTGCTTCTGGACATCGCCACGCCCGGCTCCGGCGCGCATGCGCAGCAGGGCTATCCGCCCCCCGGCGGCGCACCTCAGGGCGCGGTCAATCCGGTCTGCCCGCGTCTCGAAGCGCAACTCGCGTCGATCGACCGCGGCGGCGGAGATCCGGCCCGCGCCGAGCAGATCCGCCGCTACGAGGACGCCGTCAACCGCCAGCAGGGCGAGCTCGACCGCGTCACCATGCAGGCCAAGCGGATGGGCTGCGACAGCTCCGGCTTCTTCTCGCTGTTCAACGGCCAGTCGGCGCAGTGCGGCCCGGTCAACAACCAGATCCAGCAGATGCGCGGCAATCTCGACCAGATGACCTCGGGCCTCGAGCGGCTGCGCACCGGCGGCCCCGGCGGCGGCGACCGCGACAATCAGCGCCGCTCGGTGCTGATGGCGCTGGCGCAGAACAATTGCGGCCCGCAATACGCCGCGGCCGCGCAGCAAGGCAGCGGCAATTTCCTCGACAATCTGTTCCGCGGCAACTCGCCGAACGTCCCCGGCGCGCCGCTGCCGGATTTCAACACCGATTCCGGCACCTTCCGCACCGTCTGCGTCCGCACCTGCGACGGCTATTACTTCCCGATCTCCTTCGCGACCGTACCGGGCCGTTTCGCCGACGACGAGAAGACCTGCAAGAGCCTGTGCCCGGCATCCGACGCGGCGCTGTACGCCTATCGCAACCCCGGCCAGGACATGAACTCCGCGGTGTCGATCAACGGCCAGCCCTACACCTCGCTGCCGGCCGCGTTCCGCTATCGTCAGGAATTCAACCCGGCGTGCTCGTGCAAGGCCGCGAACCAGAGCTGGGCCGACGCGTTGAAGGGCGTCGATGACACTTCCGCGCGCGAGCATGGCGACATCATCGTCACCGAGGAGAGCGCCAAGCGGATGGCGCTGCCGCCGGCGCAGCGGGCCGCGGCCCGCAAGGGCAATGCCGCCGCACCCCCGGCCACACCGGCGAATGGCGACGCCAAACCGCCGGCCACCACGAGTTCGTCCGATCCGGGCACGATCCGCTCAGTCGGCCCGACCTTCATCCCGGCGCGGTAA